One Leopardus geoffroyi isolate Oge1 chromosome C1, O.geoffroyi_Oge1_pat1.0, whole genome shotgun sequence DNA segment encodes these proteins:
- the LOC123596950 gene encoding small cysteine and glycine repeat-containing protein 4-like: MGCCGCGSCGGCGGCGGGCGSGCGGCGGGCGGCGGGCGGGCGGGCGSCTTCRCYRVGCCSSCCPCCCGCCGGCCSVPVVCCCRRSCGCGSCGCGKGCCQQKCCCQQKCCCKRQCCS, encoded by the coding sequence ATGGGGTGCTGTGGCTGCGGAAGTTGCGGTGgctgcggcggctgcggcggtGGCTGCGGTAGTGGCTGCGGTGGCTGCGGCGGTGGCTGCGGCGGCTGCGGTGGTggctgcggcggcggctgcggcggcggctgcggcagCTGCACCACCTGCAGGTGCTACCGGGTGGGCTGCTGCTCCAGCTGCTGTCCCTGCTGCTGCGGCTGCTGCGGGGGCTGCTGCAGCGTCCCCGTGgtctgctgctgccgccgctcgTGTGGCTGCGGCTCGTGCGGCTGCGGGAAGGGCTGCTGCCAGCAGAAGTGCTGTTGTCAGCAGAAGTGCTGTTGCAAGAGGCAGTGCTGCAGCTAG
- the LOC123596951 gene encoding small cysteine and glycine repeat-containing protein 4-like, with protein MGCCGCGSCGGCGGCSGGCGGCSSGCGGCGGGCGGCGGGCGGCGGGCGSCTTCRCYRVGCCSSCCPCCCGCCGGCCSVPVVCCCRRSCGCGSCGCGKGCCQQKCCCQQKCCCKRQCCS; from the coding sequence ATGGGGTGCTGTGGCTGTGGAAGTTGCGGTGGCTGCGGTGGCTGCAGCGGTGGCTGCGGCGGCTGCAGTAGTGGCTGCGGTGGCTGCGGTGGTGGCTGCGGTGGCTGCGGCGGCGGCTGTGGTggctgcggcggcggctgcggcagCTGCACCACCTGCAGGTGCTACCGGGTGGGCTGCTGCTCCAGCTGCTGTCCCTGCTGCTGCGGCTGCTGCGGGGGCTGCTGCAGCGTCCCCGTGgtctgctgctgccgccgctcgTGTGGCTGCGGCTCGTGCGGCTGCGGGAAGGGCTGCTGCCAGCAGAAGTGCTGTTGTCAGCAGAAGTGCTGTTGCAAGAGGCAGTGCTGCAGCTAG